The genomic window CATCAAGGCACAGCAGGACGCATCCGTCACCTACCGCCGATCCTGCCGGGAAGGGGTCTGTGGCTCCGACGGGCTGAACATGAACGGCAAGAACGGGCTGGCGTGCATAACCCCCCTGTCAGAGACGGTAAAGAACAACAAGCTGGTGATCAGGCCGCTTCCGGGATTACCCGTGATTCGCGACCTGGTGGTAGACATGAGCATGTTCTACACCCAGTACGAAAAGGTGCAGCCCTATCTGCAGAACGATACGCCGGCACCGGCCATTGAGCGACTGCAGTCTCCGGAAGATCGCGCCAAGCTGGATGGGCTGTACGAGTGTATTCTCTGCGCCTGCTGCTCCACGAGCTGCCCGTCCTTCTGGTGGAATCCCGATCGATTCATCGGCCCCGCCGGTCTCCTGCAGTCCTATCGTTTTCTGGCGGACAGCCGGGATACGGCGACCGATGAGCGCCTGTCCCGTCTCGATGACCCCTTCAGCGTTTTCCGCTGCCACGGTATCCAGAACTGCGTGAACGTGTGCCCCAAGGGCCTGAATCCCACGCGTGCCATCGGCCATATTCGCAGCATGTTGCTCAAACAGGCTGCCTAGGCCCCTATGGGCGGATTTTTCGCGAAAAGTCCGCCCATTTCTTAGCTTTA from Congregibacter litoralis KT71 includes these protein-coding regions:
- a CDS encoding succinate dehydrogenase iron-sulfur subunit; translated protein: MLQVSVYRYNPEQDAEPSMQTFEVDTGGKDVMVLDVLEDIKAQQDASVTYRRSCREGVCGSDGLNMNGKNGLACITPLSETVKNNKLVIRPLPGLPVIRDLVVDMSMFYTQYEKVQPYLQNDTPAPAIERLQSPEDRAKLDGLYECILCACCSTSCPSFWWNPDRFIGPAGLLQSYRFLADSRDTATDERLSRLDDPFSVFRCHGIQNCVNVCPKGLNPTRAIGHIRSMLLKQAA